A genomic stretch from Longimicrobium sp. includes:
- the mdh gene encoding malate dehydrogenase: MIDKITVVGAGNVGATAAQRVAEKELARHVVLIDIAEGIPQGKGLDQWESAPIELFDTRVTGSNGYEESAGSGIYIVTAGIARKPGMSRDDLLNTNAGIVRSVCENIARVSPDAIIIMVSNPLDVMCYVAMEASGFPRERIIGMAGVLDTARYRSFLAEAIDVSVEDIQAMVLGGHGDTMVPLISYTTVSGIPITQLIDRDKLDAIVDRARNGGAEIVKYLKTGSAYYAPSSGAVQMAEAIVKDKKRILPCAAFLQGEYGMNGLFLGVPCKLGRTGLEQVLEVTLTDDERAALEKSAEAVREPMRVLGAKV; this comes from the coding sequence ATGATAGACAAGATCACCGTCGTCGGCGCCGGCAACGTGGGCGCCACCGCCGCCCAGCGCGTCGCCGAAAAGGAGCTCGCGCGCCACGTGGTGCTCATCGACATCGCCGAAGGCATTCCGCAGGGCAAGGGGCTCGACCAGTGGGAGTCGGCACCGATCGAGCTCTTCGACACCCGCGTGACCGGCAGCAACGGCTACGAGGAGTCGGCCGGATCGGGCATCTACATCGTCACCGCCGGCATCGCCCGCAAGCCGGGGATGAGCCGCGACGACCTGCTGAACACCAACGCCGGCATCGTCCGCTCGGTCTGCGAGAACATCGCCCGCGTGTCGCCCGACGCCATCATCATCATGGTCAGCAACCCGCTGGACGTGATGTGCTACGTCGCGATGGAAGCGTCCGGCTTTCCGCGCGAGCGCATCATCGGCATGGCGGGGGTGCTCGACACGGCGCGCTACCGCTCGTTCCTGGCGGAGGCGATCGACGTCAGCGTCGAGGACATCCAGGCGATGGTGCTGGGTGGCCACGGCGACACCATGGTGCCCCTGATCAGCTATACGACCGTGAGCGGCATTCCCATCACGCAGCTGATCGACCGCGACAAGCTCGACGCCATCGTGGACCGCGCGCGCAACGGCGGCGCCGAGATCGTGAAGTACCTGAAGACGGGGAGCGCCTACTACGCCCCGTCCAGCGGCGCGGTGCAGATGGCCGAGGCCATCGTCAAGGACAAGAAGCGCATCCTTCCCTGCGCGGCCTTCCTGCAGGGCGAGTACGGGATGAACGGCCTGTTCCTGGGCGTGCCCTGCAAGCTGGGGCGCACCGGGCTGGAGCAGGTGCTGGAGGTGACGCTGACCGACGACGAGCGCGCCGCGCTGGAAAAGAGCGCCGAGGCCGTCCGCGAGCCCATGCGCGTTCTGGGCGCCAAGGTCTGA
- a CDS encoding YbjQ family protein: protein MRNRAFRKSALVTTTSHLEGWEIVEHLGLVSVHRVAGAGIVSDIFAGFSDFFGGRSHSYGKQLSDLYTEATELLQDRAAMLGGNAVIGLHMDFGEVSGQGKSMFMLNAVGTAVFARCQQAPRIRDEERDNRRISAGDMAVLLRKNQLLAAIDGKALRLDQETWNFATEHAITEFGPYALGALRDLNGSTLDGPARETIKKRVFAYFAALSPDDAKHLLYAHVAVSEGEKAGALRKAAEELITGLDLVDYDELSRRLPEASRPAQKSMLNLLKAHPSSYSADDIPRLEALKAQVEALFPRLWTRTSTKGLFGGEKEEWACGCGKTVRLDATECSTCGLNAWGFASGEYHRNTAVADLDGRLRSLQDYFAPSASSDTTPQAQRGNDETAQVASPESGIPGHLPGV from the coding sequence ATGAGGAATAGAGCCTTTCGGAAGTCCGCACTCGTCACCACGACGTCGCACCTGGAAGGTTGGGAGATCGTGGAGCACCTCGGCCTGGTGTCTGTGCATCGAGTCGCCGGGGCGGGAATCGTGAGCGACATCTTTGCTGGATTCTCGGATTTCTTCGGCGGCCGCTCCCATAGCTACGGAAAACAGCTTTCCGACTTGTATACCGAGGCCACCGAACTGCTCCAGGACCGGGCCGCGATGCTGGGCGGAAATGCGGTCATCGGCCTGCACATGGACTTCGGTGAAGTTTCAGGCCAGGGAAAGTCGATGTTCATGCTCAACGCCGTGGGAACGGCGGTATTTGCCCGGTGCCAGCAAGCACCCCGTATCCGTGACGAGGAACGAGACAACCGCCGCATCTCGGCGGGGGACATGGCTGTTCTCCTCCGGAAGAATCAACTCCTGGCTGCGATCGACGGAAAAGCGCTTCGGCTGGACCAGGAGACCTGGAACTTCGCGACGGAGCATGCCATCACCGAGTTCGGCCCGTACGCACTCGGGGCGCTCCGCGACCTCAACGGATCTACGCTGGATGGTCCAGCCCGCGAGACCATCAAGAAACGCGTATTCGCCTATTTTGCCGCGTTGAGCCCGGATGACGCCAAGCACCTGCTTTACGCACACGTCGCCGTTTCGGAAGGCGAAAAAGCCGGAGCGTTGCGAAAGGCCGCCGAGGAACTCATCACGGGACTGGATCTGGTCGATTACGACGAGCTCTCCCGACGGCTGCCCGAGGCAAGCAGGCCAGCCCAGAAATCGATGCTCAATCTCCTGAAGGCACACCCCTCTTCCTACTCGGCGGACGACATCCCTCGCTTGGAGGCGCTGAAAGCACAGGTCGAAGCACTCTTTCCCCGGCTCTGGACACGGACTTCCACCAAGGGGTTGTTTGGCGGAGAGAAGGAGGAGTGGGCCTGCGGCTGTGGAAAAACCGTTCGGCTGGACGCGACTGAATGCAGCACCTGCGGCCTCAATGCGTGGGGCTTCGCTTCCGGCGAGTATCACCGCAACACCGCCGTCGCGGACCTCGACGGGCGGCTACGTAGCCTGCAAGACTACTTCGCTCCGAGCGCGTCATCCGATACGACGCCGCAGGCGCAACGCGGGAACGACGAGACCGCTCAGGTTGCCAGCCCGGAGAGCGGGATTCCTGGTCACTTGCCGGGCGTCTGA
- a CDS encoding succinate dehydrogenase iron-sulfur subunit → MAAPKTIKPSAGGGGKAAAKLATGKRITLRLYRFNPDVDEKPVYREYTVTADPTDRVLDALNQVKWYEDGSLTYRRSCAHGICGSDAMRINGVNRLACKVLIRDVGEHVTIEPLMGFRVIKDLVVDMEPFFAQYRSVLPFLINDSPVPDNGRERLQSVHDREKFDDTTKCILCAACTTSCPSFWADENFVGPAAIVNAHRFIFDSRDTNANERLDILNDREGVWRCRTIFNCTEACPREIRITKAIGEVKKAILKGSRDIPIRQPATSHG, encoded by the coding sequence ATGGCGGCGCCGAAGACGATCAAGCCGAGTGCCGGCGGGGGCGGCAAGGCGGCGGCGAAGCTGGCCACGGGCAAGCGGATCACGCTGCGCCTGTACCGCTTCAACCCCGATGTCGACGAAAAGCCGGTGTACCGCGAGTACACGGTGACGGCCGACCCCACGGACCGCGTGCTCGACGCGCTGAACCAGGTGAAGTGGTACGAGGACGGCTCGCTGACCTACCGGCGCAGCTGCGCCCACGGCATCTGCGGGTCCGACGCCATGCGCATCAACGGCGTGAACCGCCTTGCCTGCAAGGTGCTGATCCGCGACGTGGGCGAGCACGTGACCATCGAGCCGCTGATGGGCTTTCGCGTGATCAAGGACTTGGTGGTGGACATGGAGCCGTTCTTCGCCCAGTACCGCTCCGTGCTGCCGTTCCTGATCAACGACTCGCCCGTGCCGGACAACGGGCGCGAGCGGCTGCAATCGGTGCACGACCGCGAAAAGTTCGACGACACCACCAAGTGCATCCTGTGCGCGGCCTGCACCACCAGCTGCCCCAGCTTCTGGGCCGACGAGAACTTCGTGGGCCCGGCGGCCATCGTGAACGCGCACCGCTTCATCTTCGACTCGCGCGACACGAACGCGAACGAGCGGCTGGACATTCTGAACGACCGCGAAGGGGTGTGGCGCTGCCGCACCATCTTCAACTGCACCGAGGCCTGCCCCCGAGAGATCCGCATCACCAAGGCGATCGGCGAGGTGAAGAAGGCGATCCTCAAGGGCAGCCGCGACATCCCCATCCGCCAGCCCGCGACGTCGCACGGCTGA
- a CDS encoding LURP-one-related/scramblase family protein → MARYRMKQRLISIGEDYTIEDERGQPVYKVDGKVMTIRETFEITDMQGREVVTVREKKIAIRDSMKLLRGGETIATVKKALISPFRDKWIVDVEGGDDLVVKGDILDHEYEVERGGKTVANVSKKWFTIRDTYGIDIQSGQDDGLILGVVVAIDEMVHDPDEAK, encoded by the coding sequence ATGGCTCGATACAGGATGAAGCAGCGGCTGATCTCGATCGGCGAGGACTACACGATCGAAGACGAGCGCGGCCAGCCGGTCTACAAGGTGGACGGCAAGGTGATGACCATCCGCGAAACGTTCGAGATCACCGACATGCAGGGCAGGGAAGTGGTCACCGTCCGCGAAAAGAAGATCGCCATCCGCGACAGCATGAAGCTCCTGCGGGGCGGCGAAACGATCGCGACGGTCAAGAAGGCGCTGATCTCGCCCTTCCGCGACAAGTGGATCGTGGACGTGGAGGGCGGCGACGACCTGGTGGTGAAGGGCGACATCCTGGACCACGAATACGAGGTGGAGCGCGGCGGAAAAACGGTGGCCAATGTATCCAAGAAGTGGTTCACCATTCGCGACACCTACGGCATCGACATCCAGTCGGGCCAGGACGACGGGCTGATCCTGGGCGTCGTCGTCGCCATCGACGAGATGGTGCACGACCCCGACGAAGCGAAGTGA
- a CDS encoding quinone-dependent dihydroorotate dehydrogenase, whose amino-acid sequence MYDAVRPLLFGLAPEPAHFAGTAALNAALLTGPSRALARSMFQVRHSALETERFGIRFPNPVGLAAGFDKSGESFNALGALGFGHVEIGTVTALPQPGNPRPRLFRLPADRALLNRMGFNNPGADAVTARLRRTRIEPVLGINIGKSKATALEDATSDYLRSLELLEAFAAYVVVNVSSPNTPGLRQLQDAAPLRELLRALRIRAAELAKIRGGGARPILLKIAPDLTDPQVEEAVGIAAEEGMAGVIATNTTISRDGLRTRGVDGMGAGGISGAPVHRRAVQVVSLIWRTTGGRMPIVGVGGVFGAADAWEMIRAGASLVQVWTGFIYQGPTIARDINRGLLDRLRNEGLDRISQAVGMAHP is encoded by the coding sequence CTGTACGACGCCGTTCGTCCCCTGCTCTTTGGGCTGGCTCCCGAGCCCGCGCACTTCGCCGGCACCGCCGCGCTGAACGCCGCGCTGCTGACGGGGCCGTCGCGCGCGCTCGCGCGGTCCATGTTCCAGGTGCGCCACTCGGCTCTGGAGACGGAGCGGTTCGGCATCCGCTTTCCCAACCCCGTCGGACTGGCGGCGGGGTTCGACAAGTCCGGAGAGTCGTTCAACGCGCTGGGCGCGCTGGGGTTCGGACACGTGGAGATCGGCACCGTGACCGCGTTGCCCCAACCGGGAAACCCGCGCCCGCGCCTCTTTCGCCTTCCCGCCGACCGCGCGCTGCTCAACCGCATGGGCTTCAACAACCCGGGCGCGGACGCCGTGACGGCGCGGCTGCGGCGCACGCGCATCGAGCCGGTGCTGGGCATCAACATCGGCAAGAGCAAGGCGACCGCGCTGGAAGATGCCACCTCCGACTACCTGCGCAGCCTGGAGCTGCTCGAAGCCTTCGCCGCGTACGTCGTGGTCAACGTGAGCTCGCCCAACACGCCGGGGCTGCGGCAGCTGCAGGACGCGGCGCCCCTGCGCGAGCTCCTGCGCGCCCTTCGCATTCGCGCGGCGGAGCTCGCGAAGATCCGCGGCGGCGGCGCCCGGCCCATCCTGCTGAAGATTGCCCCCGACCTGACCGACCCGCAGGTGGAGGAGGCCGTCGGCATCGCGGCGGAGGAAGGGATGGCGGGCGTGATCGCCACGAACACCACCATCTCGCGCGATGGACTGCGCACGCGCGGGGTGGACGGGATGGGCGCGGGCGGGATCAGCGGCGCCCCGGTGCACCGGCGCGCGGTGCAGGTGGTGTCGCTGATCTGGCGGACGACGGGCGGGCGGATGCCCATCGTGGGCGTGGGCGGCGTGTTCGGCGCGGCGGACGCGTGGGAGATGATCCGCGCCGGGGCCAGCCTGGTGCAGGTGTGGACCGGGTTCATCTACCAGGGCCCCACCATCGCCAGAGACATCAACCGCGGCCTGCTGGACCGGCTTCGCAACGAGGGGCTGGATCGCATCTCACAGGCGGTGGGGATGGCGCACCCATGA
- the sdhC gene encoding succinate dehydrogenase, cytochrome b556 subunit codes for MATDFRNRSLAQGLRYKGSTGMWTWLLHRVTGLGILAFLIVHVADTAAVVYWPDFYDHTLTIYRSPLFRVAELIIFFSVLYHALNGTRIIIQDFWPIAMLHQRRLAFGALGLTALFIIPVAYIMLAPLFGLREEPGAERHRQRQMQQGGGHEAQAAPAPAVAPVSMEAPR; via the coding sequence ATGGCAACCGACTTCCGGAACCGCTCCCTGGCCCAGGGGCTCCGCTACAAGGGGAGCACCGGGATGTGGACCTGGCTCCTGCACCGCGTGACGGGGCTGGGCATCCTGGCGTTCCTGATCGTGCACGTCGCCGACACGGCGGCGGTGGTGTACTGGCCGGACTTCTACGACCACACCCTGACCATCTACCGCAGCCCGCTCTTCCGGGTGGCGGAGCTCATCATCTTCTTCTCCGTCCTGTACCACGCGCTGAACGGCACGCGGATCATCATCCAGGACTTCTGGCCCATCGCCATGCTTCACCAGCGGCGCCTGGCCTTTGGCGCGCTGGGGCTGACGGCGCTGTTCATCATCCCGGTCGCCTACATCATGCTGGCTCCGCTCTTTGGCCTTCGTGAGGAGCCGGGCGCCGAGCGGCACCGGCAGCGGCAGATGCAGCAGGGCGGGGGACACGAGGCGCAGGCCGCGCCGGCCCCCGCCGTGGCGCCGGTGAGCATGGAGGCGCCGCGATGA
- a CDS encoding putative glycolipid-binding domain-containing protein, with translation MNIKDDESSRLILWRRVDQPGHESARVDRVGEGWWLAGTAVFADDAGPCCLSYRVACDAGWRTLRTRVSGWIGQRTVDVEIAVADGVWRMNGVEVPQVAGCVDVDLNFSPSTNLLPIRRLNLAVGERAEVRAAWLRFPSLALEPLQQTYIRTGEHAYRYESAGGAFVRDLQVDEAGFPTRYPDFWEREGG, from the coding sequence ATGAACATCAAGGATGATGAGTCTTCGCGCCTGATCCTCTGGCGGCGAGTGGACCAGCCCGGCCATGAGTCGGCGCGGGTGGATCGCGTGGGCGAGGGATGGTGGCTGGCGGGAACCGCAGTGTTCGCGGATGATGCCGGGCCGTGCTGCCTCAGCTATCGCGTTGCATGCGATGCCGGGTGGCGCACCCTGCGGACGCGGGTCAGCGGATGGATCGGCCAGCGGACCGTCGATGTCGAGATCGCCGTCGCGGATGGCGTGTGGCGGATGAACGGCGTGGAGGTGCCGCAGGTGGCGGGATGTGTGGACGTGGACCTGAACTTCAGCCCGTCGACCAACCTGCTGCCCATCCGCCGGCTGAACCTCGCGGTTGGCGAGCGGGCCGAGGTGCGCGCCGCATGGCTGCGCTTTCCAAGCCTCGCGCTGGAGCCGCTGCAGCAGACGTACATCCGCACCGGCGAGCACGCCTATCGCTACGAGAGCGCGGGCGGCGCGTTCGTGCGCGACCTGCAGGTGGACGAGGCCGGGTTCCCCACCCGGTACCCGGACTTCTGGGAGCGGGAGGGAGGTTGA
- the sdhA gene encoding succinate dehydrogenase flavoprotein subunit yields MIHTHTYDALVVGGGGAGMMSAIYLSRTPGLRTAVISKLYPTRSHTGAAQGGVCAALANLEEDHPEWHAFDTVKGSDYLGDQDAIAAMCEEAIPVIIELEHMGLPFSRTPDGKIAQRPFGGHTHHFGQGPVRRSCYAADRTGHMILQTLYQNCIKGGVEFFDEFQVMDVILADDGRCCGCVAYEVATGDLHIFHAKAVEFATGGFGRVWSITSNAHANTGDGVAIALRRGIPLEDMEFYQFHPTGIYRLGILITEGVRGEGGILRNDHGERFMERYAPTMKDLASRDVVSRAISMEIREGRGINGKKMVYLDATHLGADVIENKLPDIADFCRTYLGIDPVKEPMPIQPTAHYAMGGIPTDANCRVVRDVNNTVLPGMYAAGETACVSVHGANRLGTNSLLDLVVFGRRGGLAMAEFCTTADLPPLPKNPEAFAREQLDRLLGVKGGGEPAARIRDEMQDVMQDDVGIYRTGEGMANALAKVRELKERFKGVSVSDKGTRFNTDLLEAWELANLLDLAEVTALSAVNRTESRGAHMREDFQSRDDANWLKHTFVTQRDGQMDITYKPVTITQFQPKERVY; encoded by the coding sequence ATGATCCACACTCATACGTACGACGCGCTGGTGGTGGGAGGCGGCGGCGCGGGAATGATGTCGGCCATCTACCTGTCGCGCACCCCCGGGCTGCGCACGGCCGTCATCAGCAAGCTGTATCCGACGAGGTCCCACACGGGCGCCGCGCAGGGCGGGGTGTGCGCCGCGCTTGCCAACCTGGAAGAAGACCACCCGGAGTGGCACGCCTTCGATACCGTGAAGGGCTCCGACTACCTGGGCGACCAGGACGCCATCGCCGCGATGTGCGAGGAGGCCATCCCGGTAATCATCGAGCTGGAGCACATGGGGCTCCCGTTCAGCCGCACGCCGGACGGCAAGATCGCCCAGCGCCCCTTTGGCGGGCACACGCACCACTTCGGACAGGGCCCGGTGCGCCGCAGCTGCTACGCGGCCGACCGCACGGGGCACATGATCCTGCAGACGCTCTACCAGAACTGCATCAAGGGCGGCGTAGAGTTCTTCGACGAGTTCCAGGTGATGGACGTGATCCTGGCCGACGACGGGCGCTGCTGCGGGTGCGTCGCGTACGAGGTGGCGACGGGCGACCTGCACATTTTTCACGCCAAGGCCGTGGAGTTCGCCACGGGCGGATTCGGGCGGGTGTGGTCCATCACCTCCAACGCGCACGCCAATACGGGTGACGGCGTGGCCATCGCCCTCCGGCGGGGGATTCCGCTGGAGGACATGGAGTTCTACCAGTTCCACCCCACGGGCATCTACCGCCTGGGAATCCTGATCACCGAGGGCGTGCGCGGCGAGGGGGGCATCCTGCGCAACGACCACGGCGAGCGCTTCATGGAGCGCTACGCGCCCACCATGAAGGACCTGGCGTCGCGCGACGTGGTGTCGCGCGCCATCAGCATGGAAATCCGCGAAGGGCGGGGAATCAACGGCAAGAAGATGGTATACCTCGACGCCACGCACCTGGGCGCCGACGTGATCGAGAACAAGCTTCCCGACATCGCCGACTTCTGCCGCACCTACCTGGGCATCGACCCGGTGAAGGAGCCCATGCCCATTCAGCCCACGGCGCACTACGCCATGGGCGGCATTCCCACGGATGCCAACTGCCGGGTGGTGCGCGACGTGAACAACACCGTGCTCCCCGGGATGTACGCGGCGGGGGAGACGGCGTGCGTGTCGGTGCACGGCGCCAACCGGCTGGGCACCAACTCGCTGCTGGACTTGGTGGTGTTCGGGCGCCGCGGGGGGCTGGCCATGGCCGAGTTCTGCACGACGGCCGATCTGCCGCCGCTGCCGAAGAACCCCGAGGCGTTCGCGCGCGAGCAGCTGGACCGGCTGCTGGGCGTCAAGGGCGGGGGCGAGCCGGCGGCCCGCATCCGCGACGAGATGCAGGACGTGATGCAGGACGACGTGGGCATCTACCGCACCGGCGAGGGGATGGCGAACGCGCTGGCCAAGGTCCGCGAGCTCAAGGAGCGCTTCAAGGGCGTGTCGGTGAGCGACAAGGGTACGCGCTTCAACACCGACCTGCTCGAGGCGTGGGAGCTGGCCAACCTGCTGGACCTGGCCGAGGTGACGGCGCTGAGCGCCGTGAACCGCACCGAGAGCCGCGGCGCGCACATGCGCGAGGACTTCCAGTCGCGCGACGACGCCAACTGGCTGAAGCACACGTTCGTCACGCAGCGCGACGGGCAGATGGACATCACCTACAAGCCGGTGACCATCACCCAGTTCCAGCCCAAGGAGAGGGTGTACTGA
- a CDS encoding type II toxin-antitoxin system HicB family antitoxin, whose amino-acid sequence MDATYTFRVRQGEGWWIGWVDERPGVNSQGATRAELIENLASALTEALAMDDEPRRWLS is encoded by the coding sequence ATGGACGCGACGTACACGTTCCGGGTTCGCCAGGGCGAGGGATGGTGGATCGGCTGGGTGGATGAACGGCCGGGCGTAAACTCGCAGGGAGCCACCCGTGCCGAATTGATCGAGAACCTGGCCTCCGCGCTCACGGAAGCCTTGGCGATGGATGACGAGCCCCGGCGCTGGCTCTCCTAA
- a CDS encoding ATP-dependent metallopeptidase FtsH/Yme1/Tma family protein, producing the protein MSSLGENHTPKQPSGPSAGTATGKPAPGDVSPRVPAWLVRGGIGMAVLVVAVWAWWAARTPELPRIAYTELLSAVSQKKVSALTVRPGDVILGEWAGAAGAANGTDPDFAVAFPVEEIDGLAARAEAAGVKLTLASPPTRATPESVLRGLLTVALLVGAGWFLFRQIHQGAGEELGGTGASDVTFDDVAGTQGAADELREMVDFLRAPERFARLGARIPKGALLVGPPGTGKTLLARAVAGEAGVPFFSISGSEVTGFLVGMGAHRIKTLFKRARKKGGVIFIDEIDALGGKRGRNRSHNEDDRTLNQLLVEMDGFDPLAGVVVIAATNRPDDLDEALKRPGRFDRMITVSPPTSGGREEILKLHVARRGIPLHAEVDLGRLARLTPGSTGAELANLLNEAAIAAAREQEPSVRWAHVDAARDRLLLGKERKGFRAMDQERCTVAYHEAGHALVGVLCAPEDGLHKVTIQPRGQAMGVAYFSPSDDRFLYRRSYLEALIMKGLAGRAAEELVFGPLAITSGAQNDLQQVNGIARKMVYQLGMGDDTGLLIHDGEAGSLSAEAHARMDREVKAILERLYASTREVVQANREPLAALAVALLERETIEGDEAVEIMEEAGTTRPAWLADALTAPLAASRNATAA; encoded by the coding sequence ATGTCTTCCCTCGGCGAAAATCACACTCCCAAGCAGCCGTCTGGTCCCTCTGCCGGCACCGCTACGGGCAAGCCGGCCCCGGGCGACGTCTCTCCCCGCGTTCCCGCCTGGCTGGTGCGCGGCGGCATCGGCATGGCCGTGCTGGTCGTCGCCGTGTGGGCGTGGTGGGCCGCGCGCACGCCGGAGCTGCCGCGCATCGCCTACACCGAGCTGCTCAGCGCCGTCTCGCAGAAGAAGGTGTCGGCCCTCACCGTGCGCCCCGGCGACGTGATCCTGGGCGAGTGGGCCGGCGCGGCGGGCGCGGCCAACGGCACCGATCCGGACTTCGCCGTGGCCTTCCCCGTGGAGGAGATCGACGGGCTGGCAGCGCGCGCCGAGGCCGCGGGGGTCAAGCTTACCCTGGCCTCGCCTCCCACCCGCGCCACGCCCGAGAGCGTGCTGCGCGGGCTGCTGACGGTGGCGCTCCTGGTCGGCGCGGGATGGTTCCTGTTCCGCCAAATCCACCAGGGCGCTGGCGAGGAGCTGGGCGGCACCGGCGCGTCCGACGTGACGTTCGACGACGTGGCAGGCACGCAGGGCGCGGCCGACGAGCTGCGCGAAATGGTGGACTTCCTTCGCGCCCCCGAGCGCTTCGCCCGGCTGGGCGCCCGCATCCCCAAGGGCGCGCTCCTGGTCGGGCCGCCAGGGACGGGGAAGACGCTGCTGGCGCGGGCGGTAGCGGGCGAGGCAGGCGTGCCCTTCTTTTCCATCTCCGGCTCCGAAGTCACCGGCTTCCTGGTGGGCATGGGCGCGCACCGCATCAAGACGCTGTTCAAGCGGGCGCGCAAGAAGGGCGGGGTCATCTTCATCGACGAGATCGACGCGCTGGGCGGCAAGCGCGGGCGCAACCGCAGCCACAACGAAGACGACCGCACGCTCAACCAGCTGCTGGTGGAGATGGACGGCTTCGATCCGCTGGCGGGCGTGGTTGTCATCGCCGCCACGAATCGTCCGGACGACCTGGACGAGGCGCTGAAGCGTCCCGGCCGCTTCGACCGCATGATCACCGTCAGCCCGCCCACCTCCGGCGGGCGCGAAGAGATCCTGAAGCTTCACGTCGCCCGGCGCGGCATTCCCCTCCATGCCGAAGTGGACCTGGGGCGGCTGGCGCGGCTGACCCCCGGGTCCACCGGCGCCGAGCTGGCCAACCTGCTGAACGAAGCGGCCATCGCCGCCGCGCGCGAGCAGGAGCCCTCCGTCCGCTGGGCGCACGTGGACGCCGCGCGCGACCGGCTGCTGCTGGGCAAGGAGCGCAAGGGCTTCCGGGCGATGGACCAGGAGCGCTGCACGGTGGCGTACCACGAGGCCGGCCACGCGCTGGTGGGCGTGCTGTGCGCGCCCGAGGACGGGCTTCACAAGGTGACCATCCAGCCACGCGGCCAGGCCATGGGCGTCGCCTATTTCTCGCCCTCCGACGACCGCTTCCTGTACCGGCGCAGCTACCTGGAGGCGCTGATCATGAAGGGGCTGGCGGGGCGCGCGGCCGAGGAGCTGGTGTTCGGCCCGCTGGCCATCACCAGCGGCGCGCAGAACGACCTTCAGCAGGTGAACGGCATCGCCCGCAAGATGGTGTACCAGCTGGGGATGGGCGACGACACCGGCCTGCTGATCCACGACGGCGAGGCGGGAAGCCTGAGCGCCGAGGCCCACGCGCGGATGGACCGCGAGGTGAAGGCCATCCTGGAGCGTCTCTACGCCAGCACCCGCGAAGTCGTCCAGGCCAACCGCGAGCCCCTGGCCGCGCTGGCCGTGGCCCTGCTTGAGCGCGAGACCATCGAGGGCGACGAGGCGGTGGAGATCATGGAAGAGGCCGGCACCACGCGCCCCGCCTGGCTCGCCGACGCCCTCACGGCACCTCTTGCTGCTTCGAGGAACGCGACGGCGGCCTGA
- a CDS encoding surface-adhesin E family protein, whose amino-acid sequence MNRSLLLAVVLCFCGFAPAHAQSSSRWRVFYRSDASTIAYDTTTFTEDDEGVLSVWIQHTYPLQRSSTSGKPFDRKRTWFELDCDNGKVNVLRIIWMLGTEVTESSDYEALGMIEWVRPSPETELEFFLKTFCRGSDG is encoded by the coding sequence ATGAATCGTTCGCTGCTCCTGGCCGTCGTACTCTGCTTCTGCGGTTTTGCACCGGCTCACGCCCAGTCCAGCTCCCGGTGGAGAGTCTTCTATCGGAGTGACGCGTCGACGATTGCGTACGACACCACCACGTTCACGGAAGACGACGAGGGAGTGCTGTCCGTCTGGATTCAGCACACGTACCCGCTGCAGCGCTCGAGCACCTCGGGCAAGCCGTTCGACCGCAAACGCACCTGGTTCGAGCTGGATTGCGACAACGGCAAAGTCAACGTCCTGCGGATCATCTGGATGCTGGGAACCGAGGTGACGGAGTCCTCCGACTACGAGGCGCTGGGAATGATCGAGTGGGTGCGCCCGAGTCCGGAAACCGAGCTCGAGTTCTTTCTGAAGACCTTTTGCCGCGGCTCGGACGGCTAG